The segment ATGATGCAGAAATTCAACATCCAGTTCAGCCAGGCCGGAGAAAACATCGCCGCCGGCTACCCCACCCCCGAAAAGGTGGTGCAGGGTTGGATGAACAGCGAGGGACACCGCGCCAACATCCTGAACCCCGATTTCACCCACATCGGCGTCGGTGTGGCAAAGGGCGGATCCTACGGCGAATACGAAACGCAAATGTTTATAAAGAAATGATCCACAACCCAACCCGCGCTGTGTGGCGCGGGTTGGGTTGTTCCGGGAGAAGGGAGCTGACACCGCTTCCATCCTGACTTTACCCCGAGATACGAAGGGGAGGGTTTCCGTCCTGGCCACCTGTCTCCACAAAAATATAATCCAACAGAGCCTGTTGCAATGTGCCTTTGGTCTCAGCTCTCCGTTCAAAGGAGAGTCCCATATGGATCATCCCTTTCACAACTTCCGGCCGCATCCCGGTGATCACCGTTTTACAGCCCATCATCGAGATCCCGTCCAGGATCTTCAGCATATGCTGAATCACATCGATTTCCATATGGGCAATTCCGGAGAGGTCGATGATCAATGTTTGAATATGGGATTTTCCCACTTCCGCCATCACCTGATCTTCGATGGTACACATCCGATAAAGATCCATTTGTCCGATCAGGGGCAAAATCGATGTGGAGGGTGTGATCGGAATGATGGGAACGGATAATCTCTCCACCATTTCCCTCTGGGACGCGATCAATTCATCTTTGAACTTGGAATAATTGATAAAGAAGTGATGCAAAAATTGGTCGAATGATTCGTTTATTTTCTTCTCCAGTTTATAAAATTCCTCCCTCTCATTGAATGACGCACTGAGACGATCAAAGTTGAACAGAAAATCCCAGACAGTCCTTCGGATCGCTTGAATCCATTCCAGTTTAAATGCCAGCGTCAGGGAATGTTTTGCCCAGGCCACACCTTCCCGCTGAGCAAACCGGATCAACTCATGCTCCCGTTCCTCCACGATAAAAACAACCAGCTTATAAGCGTTTTCCAATAAATTGATATTCCCCGTTTCGTTTATTTCCTCAATCTTGTCCCTCACATTGACCGCTTCGTTTAAAAGCCGTTTCTCAAAAGCTTGTCTGTTTTCCAGAAAGAAGTCTTTAATACCCAACCCCTCGTTGTAATCCAATGCCAAATGAATCACCCCGCGTTTTTTGTTCACTTTGTTGTTTGGCATGACGATGGTGAAGGTAGTCCCCACATTCTCTTCGCTCTCCACTTGGATATAACCCCCGTGCTCATGGATCACCGAATAAACCCAGGCCATGCCCATTCCTGTTCCTTCTGTTTTAGTCGAAAAAAACGGGGTTCCCAGTAAAGAGAGCTGATCTTTCGGGATTCCCACACCGGTATCTTCAATGGAAACCACTACATAATTCTCATTGGAATCATGACGCAGAGTGATCGTTCCTTCCCCTTCAATCGATTCAAATGCGTTTTTGACCAGATTGAACAGCGCTTTTTTTATATGATTTTTCTGTCCGTAGATCGTGGCGTCTGTATCATTAAACACTTTTTTCACATCGATACTGTAAGATTGGTTTTGAAAAAGGGACAGCACATTTTCGAGCTCAACGGATAAGCTTACAGACTGTCTTGTCTCACCTTCCGGATCCGGTTTGGCCACTTGCAACAAGCTGTCCAAGGTAGCCAATGCATCGTTGAGTTCCGTTTTGGCAATATAGATGTAATCAGGATTTGCCTGTTCCTCGAGTAATTGCAAAAACCCTTTGACCGCCGTAAGCGGATTCCGAACTTCATGTGCGATTCCCGCGGCGATTTGACCCAAATACGCCAGATGATTCAGGTGTACTTGATCGGTTTCCTTCACGGTGTGAACTTCTTTGGTGAAGTGCATGGTCTCACTCCTATGAATGATAAGATCTGAAAATCAAAAACAGTAGAAAGAATGTTCTGTTTATTGCAGGCGCACAGAGCCAATGTGCAATCTGTTTTTGGAAATAAACTGATAAGGGGTGAAAAACCATATTACAATATTCTTCAACATCTGCCCCAATACCTTCCGATTGCAGACTGGTTTTATGAAAGGAACAAAATTAACAGACAGGTGAAGCCATACACTCCTGTTCGGTCCCTCCCGGGATCAAGCAAGAGATTGGCATCTGTACATCAAATGCCAACCCCTTGAAGGATCTGTTTATTTTTTTGATTCCACTCAGATCGATATATCTCTTTTCACGAAGGAGAGCCAGGAAATCAGATGAAACAGCAGAAAATAGACTGAAAGAATCCCGATGGAGAAACCCGGAGTCATCCCGGAAAAAGCCGGGATCGCCCCTTCCAGGTATTGTGTGAGATCCAGATTGGCAAAGAGGAGGTACTTCCCCAGACTGATCCCGATCATCTTCAAGCCCTCCACCAGCATCATCCCGGCAAAAACCAGGAAGATGGAGAGCCCCACCCCCAGGGAGGAGCTGCGGGACAGAGTGGAAAGCATGAACGCCATCGTGGCCACCATCACGATCTCCACCCACCGCAATCCATACACCACTCCCGTCTCCCGGAGAAGAACCATCCCCTCCGGGGAGTACACCCGGAACAATACCGCACCGAACAACATCGAACTCAGGAACAACACCGCCATACAGAGCAAAGAAAAGCATAAGACCACCATATATTTGGAATACAGGACCTTCGTTCGGTTTACCGGACGGATCAGCAACAGCTTCACCGTACCCCATGCAAATTCGCTGGACACGATCTCCCCTGCGATCACAACCGTCAATAACTGCACGACAAACAGGAGGGAGGAACTGTCCAGAACAAATCCCCCCATATTTTCCTCCCAACCGGTGGTGTTTTCCATCCACTTCCGGCCCATGGCAAAGAGAAAGGACAACAGGACCAGGAGCATCAGAAACACCCAGGTGCGGGTCCGATCCAACACTTTCATCCCCTCGGTTTTCACCAGCCGCAACAGATCAGTCAATCCGATCACTCTCCGTCATCTCCAGAAAACGCTCTTCCAGTGTTTTTTCGATGGTGCGGATCCCGTATACATGGACTCCCTTGTTGGCCAACCGGGTGTTCAGTCGGGCGATCTCCTCCCGGGCCAGCCATCGGAGAATATCTCGGTTTCCCTTTCGCTCCATCCCAACTCCTGCAGGATGGAACTCAGATCGTGGGTCTGATTCACTTCAAATTGAACCATCCTCTCCAGCTCCCCCCGTCCCTTCTCCCCGATGGATCTCACATCGACCAGACGGCCCTTCTGCAGGATCGCCACCCGGTCACACATCAGTTCCATCTCCGATAACAGATGGCTGGAAACCAGTACCGCCACTCCTTTTTCCCGCGCCAGATAGCGAAGATATTGACGCAACTCCCGAATCCCCGCCGGATCGAGACCGTTTGTCGGTTCATCGAGCACCAGCAGGGTGGGCTCATGCAGGAGCGCCTGAGCCACTCCCAATCGTTGCCGCATGCCCAGAGAGTAGGTTTTTACCGGTTGATGGATACTTGGTTTCAGCTTTACCAAGGATACCACTTCATCGATCCGCTCCCTGTCAACCCCCGGAACCATACCGGCAAAATGGAGCAGGTTTTTGTAGCCCGTAAGAAAGGGGTAAAATTCAGGGTTCTCCACGATCGCCCCCACTTGCCGGGCCGCCTCTTCAAACTGCTTGCGGATCCGGGCACCCCGGATCCATACTTCCCCCTCCGTAATCGACATCAAGCCCACGATCATCCGGATCAACGTCGTCTTCCCCGCACCGTTGGGTCCCAGCAGACCAAACACCTCCCCCGGAAAGACAGCAAAGGAGAGATCCTCCACCAGCACTTGATCCCCGATTTTTTTGCTCACATGTTCGACTTTAAGGATCGGCTCCCCGTCCATACTTTTCACCTCTCCGCATCCAATACGGATATTGTAACAAAAGGCCGGAACAAAAAGGGGACAAGTCCCCCCCAAACTCGTCCCCCAGTTGTTCATCTTCTCCCGGAACGGCCACGAAGTGTTCACCGATCGGGATGGAAAACATTTGCTTCCCTTCGGTTTTGAAAGGTAAACTGAATGAGGTTCCACCATTTAAGTTCTGAAAGGACGTTGCAGGATGAAAGGGTACCACTTCAGCAAACGCAAACTTCTCCTTACTCTGTTGCCACTCGGTTTGCTCTTCACCGGCTGCACCGGCGAAGACACCCATCCTCCCTCTCAACCCAAGAAAGAGCCTGCCTCCGCTCAAATCCCTGACGCCTATTACACCAGTTGCGTCAACTGCCACGGCGACAACCTCCAGGGCGGATACGGTCCGTCGCTGGAGAAGACCGGGAGCAAATATTCCAAAAAAGAGTTGGAATCCATCCTTGATAAAGGAATCGGCAAGATGCCCGCACAGCGTCAGATTCCGAAAGAAGACCGGGAAAAGTTGGCGGAATGGTTATCCCAACTTCGATAGAGAAATGAAGGGTCGCCCCTCTTTGTTGCCAAAGGGGGGCGACTGTGGATCGCTCAGTTTTGGACCGATTCCGTTTCATCCCGGGATTTATTCATATTGGATACACGGTTTAAAACCAACTTCACCGCGATCGCGTCATCCAGATAACCGATCGGAAAGATATAGTCGGGGATAATATCCGTGGACAGAATAAAGTACAACAAAGCACTCCCCAGAACGGCACGTTCCGAAGAGGAAAGATCACCCCCGGAGTACTGTGCATGGATTTGCTTCAACTGCTCAATAAACGGACCTGCCCCACCCACTTGCCGGACTTTGGGGTGAAATTTTTTCTTAATCATCTGCTCGCCCTCTTCGGTCAGGGCGTATTGTTCATAAACCACCAATTCTTGCTTGACGCGATCGATCGTGTATTGCAGATCATGCCCTTTGGAAGCCCCGATAAATTCCTGAATCATATCCACAGAGGCATGCAGATCCGACTGTTGCTCCACCTTCACCGTGTCTATTTTGTAACCGGCCGCTCGGTATAAGGTGTTCAAAGGTACATCCAGACATTTGGCAAACAACTTCAGGTGCTTCGGCTTCGCTTGTTGCTTCCCGTTTGCGATTCTGGAGATCGTTGCCGTATCAATCCCCGTCAGCCTGCTCAGCCTGCGCATCGAGATCGAACGTTCCTGCAACAAACTCCTCAAGAGCTTCCCGATCTGATTTCCCTCATCCATACTCTCCCTCACCACTTCCGTTTCAACTGAGTGTTACATTCTATTTCTTTTTTCCACACCAGGTGTGGAACGGATCCCCACTAAAAGCATTGTGAAAAAGCCGTCATACCCACATGCCCAGGGTCGCTTCCCTCCCTGGTCACGCTATGCACTCACCAGTACAAGTCTCGCCAGGTCACTTCGTTCCCGGTCTCGCTATGCAGGGAGGGGTGGGTTTCACATGGAGTGATTTTGGATCGTCAGAACAACGAAAACGACATGTGAAACCCAATCCCGACCGACCCAGCCAGAACCAAATCACAACGCTTCTAAGGAGTAAACAGTGGATTGGCTTCAGGAAATTGCAACAGGCGGTTGAGCGGGATCTCCCCGGAAAATAAGGATTGGTCCACCGCGATCAACAGAACCAACCCGACGAGCAAACTGTATGTCCATGGCTTCCGCAACAACCACGGGATCGGCTGGGGTGTTTTTTGCACCCGCCTCCGCTGTCTCCTCACTTCCTCATGTATGAGTCGGATGATCATGATCAGGGTGAACACGTAGATGAGATTCATCAAGCCGATCATATATATGGGTGCCTCCCGATGAACCATCACGCCCAGCATCGCCCCCATCATCCCACCCATGATTCCCGCCAACATGCCGTCCAGAGAGGCCATCAGGTGTACAGGCCTGCCGGCGGAATATCCCACCGCCATACCTGCCAAGACCGCGTAGACTGTCGGGGCAAACATTTCATTAAACAACACCCCGAGAACGGTTCCGACCAGGAGACTCCCCATCATGGCCACTCCCATGGCCAGCATCATCGTCACCATACAAGTCAGATCCTCCCGGTGGCGATGAATCAACAGCAATGAATAACCGGTGAGAAGGGTGACGGACAACATGGCGCTCGCGGCGACAAGCACATGGATTCCCCCTTTTCGAAAAAAGCGGTTCCTCATTTTAATCCATGAACCGGGGCGTGCGGTTATGTCTGGATTCATCATTTTCAGTTCCCCCTCACAACAACCAAAGAGACCCGCCATCCGGGTCTCTTT is part of the Kroppenstedtia eburnea genome and harbors:
- a CDS encoding ATP-binding protein, producing MHFTKEVHTVKETDQVHLNHLAYLGQIAAGIAHEVRNPLTAVKGFLQLLEEQANPDYIYIAKTELNDALATLDSLLQVAKPDPEGETRQSVSLSVELENVLSLFQNQSYSIDVKKVFNDTDATIYGQKNHIKKALFNLVKNAFESIEGEGTITLRHDSNENYVVVSIEDTGVGIPKDQLSLLGTPFFSTKTEGTGMGMAWVYSVIHEHGGYIQVESEENVGTTFTIVMPNNKVNKKRGVIHLALDYNEGLGIKDFFLENRQAFEKRLLNEAVNVRDKIEEINETGNINLLENAYKLVVFIVEEREHELIRFAQREGVAWAKHSLTLAFKLEWIQAIRRTVWDFLFNFDRLSASFNEREEFYKLEKKINESFDQFLHHFFINYSKFKDELIASQREMVERLSVPIIPITPSTSILPLIGQMDLYRMCTIEDQVMAEVGKSHIQTLIIDLSGIAHMEIDVIQHMLKILDGISMMGCKTVITGMRPEVVKGMIHMGLSFERRAETKGTLQQALLDYIFVETGGQDGNPPLRISG
- a CDS encoding ABC transporter permease, producing the protein MIGLTDLLRLVKTEGMKVLDRTRTWVFLMLLVLLSFLFAMGRKWMENTTGWEENMGGFVLDSSSLLFVVQLLTVVIAGEIVSSEFAWGTVKLLLIRPVNRTKVLYSKYMVVLCFSLLCMAVLFLSSMLFGAVLFRVYSPEGMVLLRETGVVYGLRWVEIVMVATMAFMLSTLSRSSSLGVGLSIFLVFAGMMLVEGLKMIGISLGKYLLFANLDLTQYLEGAIPAFSGMTPGFSIGILSVYFLLFHLISWLSFVKRDISI
- a CDS encoding ABC transporter ATP-binding protein; amino-acid sequence: MDGEPILKVEHVSKKIGDQVLVEDLSFAVFPGEVFGLLGPNGAGKTTLIRMIVGLMSITEGEVWIRGARIRKQFEEAARQVGAIVENPEFYPFLTGYKNLLHFAGMVPGVDRERIDEVVSLVKLKPSIHQPVKTYSLGMRQRLGVAQALLHEPTLLVLDEPTNGLDPAGIRELRQYLRYLAREKGVAVLVSSHLLSEMELMCDRVAILQKGRLVDVRSIGEKGRGELERMVQFEVNQTHDLSSILQELGWSERETEIFSDGWPGRRSPD
- a CDS encoding c-type cytochrome, which codes for MKGYHFSKRKLLLTLLPLGLLFTGCTGEDTHPPSQPKKEPASAQIPDAYYTSCVNCHGDNLQGGYGPSLEKTGSKYSKKELESILDKGIGKMPAQRQIPKEDREKLAEWLSQLR
- a CDS encoding DUF1232 domain-containing protein, whose product is MDEGNQIGKLLRSLLQERSISMRRLSRLTGIDTATISRIANGKQQAKPKHLKLFAKCLDVPLNTLYRAAGYKIDTVKVEQQSDLHASVDMIQEFIGASKGHDLQYTIDRVKQELVVYEQYALTEEGEQMIKKKFHPKVRQVGGAGPFIEQLKQIHAQYSGGDLSSSERAVLGSALLYFILSTDIIPDYIFPIGYLDDAIAVKLVLNRVSNMNKSRDETESVQN